TCCGCTTCCTTGAACCCGCGTTCCATGAACTTGCCAAGTCCCTGCTCGATTGGTTTATCAACCGGAATAATATATACGGCGCCACTCTTCTCAGCTGCATGCGCTGACGGTGATCCAATCCAGACAGGAAGCAACAGCGTCAGCAGCATTAAGAGCATCAATGGCCCCGTAAGCTTCTTCCGGCGCTTTCCCTTCACAATAGTCCCCCCTTTTCCATTAATGTTATACTGTCCAGCTTATGGTATTTATTACGTGCAATGCAACATTTCGTTTCAAAATCTTAAAATTATATTTGAAAACTTGATCAATTGCAAGAATATAAAACCATAATAATATACATTAACCATTAAAAAGAAATTTTTCTATCAAAAAGGACATCATGCTTTCTGGTAAATGGAAAAAACACCTTCTGACAGGTCAGAAGGTGTTTATTGATTTGCTTTATTGCAGAAATTGTTGAACTGCTTGATTCACCAGTTTGCCGTCCGCTTTGCCTTTAACTTTCGGCATAAGGGCCGCCATAACTTTCCCCATCTCGGCTTTCGAAGAAGCACCGGTTTCCTGGATGGTCTGCTGTACAATAACTTTAATTTCTTCTTCGGAAAGTTGTGCGGGAAGGTACTGGATGAGTACTTCAATTTCCGCTTTTGCATTTGCCGCGAGGTCTTCACGGCCCGCTTTGTCAAATTCTTGGAGGGCATCTTTGCGCTGTTTGATTTCACGACTCAGAATATCAAGCACTTCGTTGTCATCCAAATCTCTTTTCAAATCTATTTCAAGATTCTTGATCGTCGAACGAATCAACCGAATGTTGGAGAGTCTGAACTTGTCCTTACTCTTCATCGCTTGCTTCATATCTTCGTTCAATCGTTCGCTAAGATTCATGTAGTTAAAATCCTCCTAAAACTTTCTCTTACGAGCAGCCTCGGACTTTTTCTTGCGCTTTACGCTTGGCTTCTCATAATGCTTACGTTTCTTCACCTCAGCCAATACGCCATCTTTAGCGATGGAGCGTTTAAAACGACGAAGTGCAGCATCAATAGTCTCGTTTTTGCGAACTTTAGTTTCAGACACCAGTTTTCCCTCCCTCCGACCAGACCGTCCAAGAGCAATAACACGGTTCATCATCTTTCATTATAGGCGAAAGGTAATAAAGGTGTCAACCTCAATGTAATGATCACTTATTTATATGAGCGTTTGGTCACA
The window above is part of the Paenibacillus sp. 1781tsa1 genome. Proteins encoded here:
- a CDS encoding GatB/YqeY domain-containing protein: MNLSERLNEDMKQAMKSKDKFRLSNIRLIRSTIKNLEIDLKRDLDDNEVLDILSREIKQRKDALQEFDKAGREDLAANAKAEIEVLIQYLPAQLSEEEIKVIVQQTIQETGASSKAEMGKVMAALMPKVKGKADGKLVNQAVQQFLQ
- the rpsU gene encoding 30S ribosomal protein S21, giving the protein MSETKVRKNETIDAALRRFKRSIAKDGVLAEVKKRKHYEKPSVKRKKKSEAARKRKF